A genome region from Streptomyces xanthophaeus includes the following:
- the melC2 gene encoding tyrosinase MelC2 — protein MTVRKNQATLTPAEKRAFTSALLELKRNGSYDRFVTTHNGFIMSDTDSGDRVGHRSPSFLPWHRRFLLEFEEALQKVDASVALPYWDWTVDRTSRASLFAADFLGGTGRARDGQVMDGPFAYATGKWNINVRVDGRAYLRRDLGAAVAQLPTRAEVDSVLAMPVYDMAPWNSSSNGFRNNLEGWRGANLHNRVHVWVGGQMSTGVSPNDPVFWMHHAFIDKLWADWQAKHPQSTYLPGAGTQNVVDLNDTMRPWNNVTPADMLDHRKFYTFDTEPAAAASQR, from the coding sequence ATGACCGTACGCAAGAACCAGGCCACGCTGACCCCGGCGGAGAAGCGCGCCTTCACCTCCGCGCTGCTCGAGCTCAAGCGCAACGGGAGCTACGACCGCTTCGTCACCACCCACAACGGCTTCATCATGAGCGACACCGACTCGGGCGACCGCGTCGGCCACCGCTCCCCCTCCTTCCTGCCGTGGCACCGGCGCTTCCTCCTGGAGTTCGAGGAGGCGCTGCAGAAAGTGGACGCGAGTGTGGCGCTCCCGTACTGGGACTGGACCGTGGACCGGACCTCCCGCGCCTCCCTCTTCGCCGCCGACTTCCTCGGCGGCACCGGGCGGGCCCGCGACGGGCAGGTCATGGACGGTCCGTTCGCGTACGCGACGGGCAAGTGGAACATAAATGTCCGGGTGGACGGGCGCGCCTACCTGCGCCGTGATCTCGGCGCGGCCGTCGCCCAGCTGCCGACCAGGGCCGAGGTGGACTCCGTACTCGCCATGCCGGTCTACGACATGGCGCCCTGGAACAGCTCCTCCAACGGCTTCCGCAACAACCTGGAGGGCTGGCGCGGCGCCAACCTGCACAACCGGGTGCACGTGTGGGTCGGCGGGCAGATGTCCACCGGTGTCTCCCCGAACGACCCGGTGTTCTGGATGCATCACGCCTTCATCGACAAGCTGTGGGCCGACTGGCAGGCCAAGCACCCCCAGTCCACGTACCTGCCGGGCGCGGGCACGCAGAACGTCGTCGACCTGAACGACACCATGCGGCCCTGGAACAACGTGACTCCGGCGGACATGCTGGATCACCGGAAGTTCTACACCTTCGACACCGAACCGGCCGCCGCCGCCAGCCAGCGGTAG
- a CDS encoding TioE family transcriptional regulator, producing MSQNLQSGRRLRPVDLARGHGLSTQAIRNYEEAGILPAADRTPQGYRTYTPLHARALAAFLALVPGHGHRTAASIMRAVNEGAAEEAFRLIDGTHAELLADRRTLDAVENALRALAPTGAAFEPGATSGATFIGPLARELGVRPATLRAWERAGLVRPRRDPLTGYRVYDGADVRDARLAHQLRRGGHLLEEIAPLLAQVRTAGGLAPLESALTAWRARLSARGRALLTGAAELATYLQARD from the coding sequence GTGAGCCAAAACCTTCAAAGTGGTCGACGCCTTCGACCGGTCGACCTGGCGCGCGGGCACGGTCTGTCCACGCAGGCGATCAGGAACTACGAGGAGGCGGGCATCCTCCCGGCCGCGGACCGGACCCCCCAGGGCTACCGCACCTACACCCCGCTGCACGCCCGCGCGCTGGCCGCCTTCCTCGCCCTCGTGCCGGGCCACGGCCACCGGACCGCGGCATCGATCATGCGAGCCGTGAACGAGGGCGCGGCCGAGGAGGCCTTCCGTCTCATCGACGGGACCCACGCCGAACTCCTCGCCGACCGGCGGACCCTCGATGCCGTGGAGAACGCCCTGCGCGCCCTGGCGCCCACCGGTGCGGCCTTCGAGCCCGGCGCCACGTCCGGCGCCACGTTCATCGGGCCGCTCGCCCGCGAACTCGGTGTCCGGCCCGCGACCTTGCGCGCATGGGAACGCGCCGGGCTGGTCCGCCCGCGCCGCGACCCGCTGACCGGGTACCGCGTGTACGACGGGGCCGACGTCCGCGACGCCCGCCTGGCCCACCAACTCCGCCGCGGCGGCCACCTGCTGGAAGAGATCGCCCCCCTGCTCGCACAGGTCCGCACCGCGGGGGGCCTGGCGCCCCTGGAGTCCGCCCTGACCGCCTGGCGCGCCCGCCTCTCCGCCCGCGGCCGCGCCCTGCTGACGGGCGCGGCCGAACTGGCCACGTACCTCCAGGCCCGCGACTGA
- a CDS encoding caspase family protein: MPVDPARTHALVVAVERYEDRAWNVSGPFADACAFVSWLVDTCGVPAENVTFFASALESSLHRADGTSLLPAGVKTREADSGVVARYVQEGMVALDAELLWVFWSGHGVVDSNGSHVLLLADSSVVTKRAIGVDALQLALQARRVGRDGGRGVPKVAVAVNACQNQPAGLDVAVIDVTVTSTRVAERGLFIMHASSTGQKARNVRTGAVREGEATGLFPRTLLRSLDDGSGDVLPDLHRVSDEVDQAFAALRDDNQTFQKPSLLRRNWEGRTRITGEFVLPPTEHERDLAALLDTALPDSAARAACAERLAAQIPVVISVSDGAGVCSTEQLVTAAGRVAHGLPTLMDELFAQTGPAGQGSPGDSAQDHAQAVRELAPALRAAARRVRPDEFLTHTEYTALVRALEAAEVPDVVAAARCDRRLRHHLADPSADVGASVRALEAVGAPGEADALPALLRFVCLAAAEADACGGDGTALRAWNREVAHRIGRTPATLDAETQAAVEDCVRRRAAKTWIMVQLEVDQPGTTGAARYAFTAWIVDAVSGSCSVGGSRGFHSWRETQYRVGAAVEPHLADGHVNLGVEFFLPVGQLELQVERIPVQHKGVDNVPLGTVAPVVVRYAQRRTDWAARWDACVTDTAAGDHHWLRNDALDLSRLKTALEDRHLAGCVELTGPHAEFTPALTYCAQAGVPVMAWHRRLGDHRATHDLTQLRQVVHPRDLPEEMRQLRAGCGDSPKDAGSGLVLLWDDPRRLLPRMRPRSPGRTPRP, translated from the coding sequence GTGCCGGTCGACCCGGCGCGGACGCACGCGCTGGTCGTCGCCGTCGAACGCTATGAAGACCGGGCCTGGAACGTGTCCGGTCCCTTCGCCGACGCCTGCGCGTTCGTTTCGTGGCTGGTCGACACCTGCGGCGTGCCGGCAGAGAACGTCACCTTCTTCGCCTCCGCCCTCGAGAGCAGCCTCCATCGGGCGGACGGCACCAGCCTGCTGCCGGCGGGTGTCAAGACCAGGGAGGCCGATTCGGGCGTGGTCGCCCGGTACGTCCAGGAGGGGATGGTCGCCCTGGACGCCGAGTTGCTCTGGGTGTTCTGGTCCGGGCACGGTGTCGTCGACAGCAACGGCAGCCACGTGCTGCTCCTCGCGGACAGTTCGGTGGTGACGAAGCGGGCCATCGGCGTCGACGCCCTCCAACTGGCCCTGCAGGCAAGACGCGTGGGCAGGGACGGCGGGCGCGGGGTGCCCAAGGTCGCGGTCGCGGTCAATGCGTGCCAGAACCAGCCCGCCGGTCTCGATGTCGCCGTGATCGACGTCACCGTGACCTCCACCCGTGTCGCCGAGCGCGGCCTGTTCATCATGCATGCCTCCAGTACGGGCCAGAAAGCCCGCAATGTCCGCACCGGAGCCGTACGTGAGGGGGAGGCGACCGGCCTTTTCCCCCGGACCCTCCTCAGGTCCCTCGACGACGGCAGCGGTGACGTCCTCCCGGATCTGCATCGCGTCAGTGACGAGGTCGACCAGGCGTTCGCCGCGCTGCGCGACGACAACCAGACCTTCCAGAAGCCGAGCCTGCTACGGCGCAACTGGGAGGGCCGCACACGGATCACCGGGGAGTTCGTCCTTCCCCCGACCGAGCACGAGCGCGACTTGGCGGCCCTGCTCGACACCGCACTGCCGGACTCGGCGGCACGGGCCGCATGCGCCGAACGCCTTGCCGCGCAGATACCCGTGGTGATCTCCGTGAGCGACGGCGCCGGTGTGTGCTCCACCGAACAGCTCGTCACCGCCGCCGGCCGTGTCGCTCACGGACTGCCCACCCTCATGGACGAACTGTTCGCACAGACCGGCCCCGCCGGCCAGGGATCTCCGGGGGACTCCGCGCAGGATCACGCTCAGGCGGTGCGGGAGCTCGCACCGGCCCTGCGCGCGGCGGCGCGGCGAGTGCGCCCGGACGAGTTCCTCACGCACACGGAGTACACCGCTTTGGTGAGGGCCCTCGAAGCGGCCGAAGTGCCGGACGTGGTCGCGGCCGCACGGTGTGACCGCAGGCTCCGACACCACCTCGCCGACCCGTCCGCGGATGTCGGAGCATCGGTCCGGGCGTTGGAGGCGGTCGGTGCACCGGGTGAAGCCGACGCGCTGCCCGCCCTCCTGCGTTTCGTCTGTCTGGCGGCGGCCGAGGCGGATGCGTGCGGCGGCGACGGCACCGCACTCCGGGCCTGGAACCGGGAGGTGGCCCACCGGATCGGCAGGACCCCGGCCACGCTGGACGCCGAGACGCAGGCCGCGGTCGAGGACTGCGTCCGCCGCCGCGCCGCCAAGACCTGGATCATGGTCCAGCTGGAGGTCGACCAGCCGGGGACGACGGGTGCGGCCCGCTACGCCTTCACCGCCTGGATCGTCGACGCCGTGAGCGGTTCGTGCAGCGTGGGCGGCAGCCGTGGTTTCCATTCCTGGCGTGAGACCCAGTACCGAGTCGGTGCCGCTGTCGAACCGCATCTGGCCGACGGGCACGTCAACCTCGGCGTCGAGTTCTTCCTGCCCGTCGGGCAGCTGGAACTGCAGGTGGAACGCATCCCGGTGCAGCACAAAGGAGTCGACAACGTCCCCCTGGGCACGGTCGCACCGGTCGTCGTGCGGTACGCACAGCGCCGCACGGACTGGGCAGCTCGCTGGGACGCGTGCGTCACCGACACCGCGGCCGGCGACCACCACTGGCTGCGGAACGACGCCCTGGACCTGTCCCGTCTGAAGACCGCCCTGGAGGACCGTCATCTCGCCGGGTGCGTCGAGCTCACCGGCCCACATGCGGAGTTCACGCCCGCGCTGACCTACTGCGCGCAGGCCGGAGTGCCGGTGATGGCCTGGCACCGCCGACTCGGGGACCACCGCGCCACGCACGACCTGACGCAGCTGCGGCAGGTCGTGCACCCTCGTGATCTGCCGGAAGAAATGAGGCAATTGCGCGCCGGGTGCGGGGACTCGCCCAAGGACGCCGGCAGCGGCCTCGTGTTGCTCTGGGACGATCCCCGCCGCCTGCTCCCGCGCATGCGACCCCGCTCTCCAGGAAGGACTCCTCGTCCATGA
- a CDS encoding erythromycin esterase family protein: protein MPTDIKDIARAVDAATVMEPFTARPRLLALGEPTHGEDTLLEVRNELFRQLVVQGGYRTIAIESDCLAGLLVDAYVTSGTGSLDEVMERGFSHGFGASAANRELVRWMREFNEDRPAPERLRFAGFDGPLEMAGAASPRQALTALHDHLARHVDAGLLPCTAHTLDRLLGADDRWTEPAAMMDPARSTGRSAEARELRLLADDLVALLEEQTPHLIAATSREDLDRAHLYGRTATGLLRYHHWTADDSAARMTRLVGLRGRMMADNLLALAARGPVLVHAHNAHLQREKSSMRMGGRSLEWWSAGALLSSRFGTEYAFVATALGTIRHRGVDTPPPDTLEGLLYALPDDRCVVDARRLLTSLGGAPAPAPRVSPWFGYAPLDPAHLATIDGVVFIKDLPEVPPASTPEPPGTRSGRV, encoded by the coding sequence ATGCCAACCGACATCAAGGACATCGCCCGCGCCGTCGACGCCGCCACCGTGATGGAACCGTTCACGGCCCGACCGCGGCTGCTCGCCCTCGGCGAGCCCACCCACGGCGAGGACACCCTGCTCGAAGTGCGCAACGAGCTCTTCCGGCAGCTCGTCGTGCAAGGGGGCTACCGGACGATCGCGATCGAGAGCGACTGCCTGGCGGGCCTGCTGGTCGACGCGTACGTCACCTCGGGCACCGGCAGCCTCGACGAGGTCATGGAGCGCGGCTTCAGCCACGGGTTCGGCGCATCCGCCGCCAATCGCGAACTCGTACGCTGGATGAGGGAGTTCAACGAGGACCGGCCCGCGCCCGAGCGGCTCCGCTTCGCCGGGTTCGACGGCCCGCTGGAGATGGCGGGTGCCGCGAGCCCCCGGCAGGCCCTCACCGCGCTCCACGACCACCTCGCCCGCCACGTCGACGCCGGGCTGCTCCCCTGCACCGCTCATACGCTCGACCGTCTGCTCGGCGCCGACGACCGGTGGACCGAACCCGCCGCGATGATGGACCCGGCCCGGTCCACGGGGCGCTCCGCCGAGGCCCGGGAGCTTCGGTTGCTCGCCGACGACCTGGTGGCACTGCTGGAGGAGCAGACGCCGCACCTGATCGCGGCGACCTCCCGGGAGGACCTGGACCGGGCCCACCTGTACGGACGCACCGCCACCGGCCTGCTGCGCTACCACCACTGGACGGCCGACGACTCGGCGGCCCGCATGACCCGGCTGGTGGGCCTGCGGGGCCGGATGATGGCCGACAACCTCCTCGCCCTCGCCGCCCGGGGGCCGGTCCTCGTCCATGCCCACAACGCCCATCTCCAGCGGGAGAAGAGCTCGATGCGCATGGGCGGCAGGTCACTGGAGTGGTGGAGCGCCGGTGCGCTGCTGAGCTCCCGGTTCGGCACGGAGTACGCCTTCGTGGCCACGGCCCTCGGCACGATCCGGCACCGGGGCGTGGACACGCCGCCGCCGGACACCCTCGAAGGCCTCCTGTACGCGCTCCCGGACGACCGCTGCGTCGTCGACGCCCGTCGGCTGCTCACCTCCCTGGGAGGCGCACCGGCGCCGGCGCCCCGGGTCTCCCCCTGGTTCGGCTACGCCCCGCTCGACCCGGCCCACTTGGCCACGATCGACGGGGTCGTGTTCATCAAGGATCTTCCGGAGGTCCCGCCCGCATCCACCCCGGAGCCACCCGGCACACGCTCGGGCCGAGTCTGA
- the melC1 gene encoding apotyrosinase chaperone MelC1 yields the protein MKKITRRQALGTTAGALTVLGLTAAAAGATNAAATPTEPTTPGTVDEVYKGRRIQITAGEGGHHGGHHSPGQPTVRIDGRELHIMRNADGTWISVINHYETFADPKLLARAAVRDLQGAALVPFGGAA from the coding sequence ATGAAGAAGATCACTCGCCGTCAGGCCTTGGGGACAACCGCCGGTGCCCTCACCGTCCTCGGCCTGACCGCAGCTGCCGCGGGCGCCACGAACGCCGCCGCGACCCCCACCGAGCCCACCACCCCGGGCACGGTCGACGAGGTCTACAAGGGCCGTCGTATCCAGATCACCGCCGGAGAGGGCGGCCACCACGGCGGCCACCACTCGCCCGGCCAGCCCACCGTCCGAATAGACGGCAGGGAACTGCACATCATGCGCAACGCCGATGGCACGTGGATCAGCGTCATCAACCACTACGAGACCTTCGCCGACCCGAAGCTCCTCGCCCGCGCCGCTGTGCGCGATCTCCAGGGCGCCGCCCTCGTTCCCTTCGGAGGTGCGGCATGA
- a CDS encoding AAA family ATPase yields the protein MNTDDRPGALFRGPHDAFPVRLPPGPPWRRFGDHRPKRPPYIMRPQDIDIVNTSLHLRRPLLVTGFPGVGKSSLAHAVADDLGLGDVLHWPVNSRSVLSDALYRYDAVARLRDATLHQRQGTPSRPVEDYITLGPLGTALAASPGRPRVLLIDELDKGDIDLPNDLLTVFEEGAFEIPELSRHSSATGQQHARVGVARTARHRPPAANDGSGAEGNDTCEEVQGAGEVSNGWVYCQEFPVVVITSNGERDFPPAFLRRCVRLFLDDPDQEHLTSVVEAQFAQDLATADEQTTAAVQQLITRFSQAGQDGRLATDQLLNAIHLRLSNVALDPHVLEAVLRPLDDADALT from the coding sequence ATGAACACCGACGACCGCCCCGGGGCGCTCTTCCGTGGCCCGCACGACGCGTTTCCCGTCCGTCTGCCGCCCGGGCCGCCCTGGCGACGTTTCGGTGACCACCGCCCCAAGAGGCCGCCGTACATCATGCGTCCGCAGGACATCGACATCGTCAACACCTCACTGCACCTGCGCCGCCCCCTGCTGGTCACGGGCTTTCCCGGCGTGGGCAAGTCCTCCCTCGCCCACGCCGTCGCGGATGACCTCGGCCTCGGGGACGTCCTGCACTGGCCGGTGAACTCCCGTTCCGTGCTGAGTGACGCCCTCTACCGCTACGACGCGGTGGCCCGGCTCCGGGATGCCACCCTGCACCAGCGTCAGGGCACACCTTCCCGGCCGGTCGAGGACTACATCACACTCGGCCCCTTGGGCACCGCCCTTGCCGCCTCGCCGGGACGGCCGCGCGTGTTGCTCATCGACGAGCTGGACAAGGGCGACATCGACCTGCCCAACGACCTGTTGACGGTCTTCGAAGAGGGCGCGTTCGAGATCCCGGAACTCAGCAGGCACTCCAGCGCGACCGGACAGCAGCACGCACGCGTAGGCGTCGCCCGCACCGCCCGACACCGTCCCCCCGCGGCGAACGACGGGAGCGGTGCGGAGGGGAACGACACGTGCGAGGAGGTACAGGGCGCCGGCGAAGTATCGAACGGATGGGTGTACTGCCAGGAGTTCCCGGTCGTGGTCATCACCAGCAACGGCGAACGCGACTTCCCGCCGGCGTTCCTGCGCCGCTGCGTGCGGCTCTTTCTCGACGACCCCGATCAGGAACACCTGACCTCGGTGGTCGAAGCGCAGTTCGCCCAGGACCTCGCCACCGCCGACGAACAGACCACGGCAGCCGTCCAGCAACTCATCACAAGGTTCAGCCAGGCGGGCCAGGACGGACGACTGGCCACCGACCAACTGCTGAACGCCATCCATTTGCGGCTGTCCAACGTCGCGCTGGACCCCCATGTCCTCGAAGCGGTACTGCGCCCCCTGGACGACGCGGATGCCCTGACGTGA